A part of Periplaneta americana isolate PAMFEO1 chromosome 17, P.americana_PAMFEO1_priV1, whole genome shotgun sequence genomic DNA contains:
- the LOC138693231 gene encoding uncharacterized protein, whose translation MSLSRSKTVWKCRGGHFYLSMKDKRLEEAMVRVLQQLGLDPETPYHVEPFNAKLWISSMYRVTVENKGSDADISLFVKRFPQDLQRREFFESHMFFRNEMVAYTKILDAFIEFQRERGITEPVQFTPRCYLVECDGKDDIMVLEDLSTQGFSVPSCKKPLTLQDLHLLMHVLGQFHALSLAIKTLQPQRFRDIKSAVNETIWTDGHIEKASGPIFSQAAEEIYTISMQEKDLDSKYVVKLKDLAKNVVRRLQHVCRSDPGNEPWNVVTHGDLWSNNLLLKANGQARFIDLQQCRYGSPALDLSSVLFMSMDGPMRAEHGDALLELYYQSLSQFLQRLGVDPEQVFPFYVIEEQLRKYGFFGMGIGIVNIPHAMQGSSDDLQAEGDSTMTEAVNKERGEISEQCRQRMWDNLRDACDKGYLD comes from the exons GAGGACATTTCTATCTCAGCATGAAGGACAAACGACTGGAAGAGGCAATGGTAAGAGTACTACAGCAGCTGGGACTCGATCCCGAGACTCCTTATCACGTAGAGCCTTTCAATGCAAAGTTGTGGATCTCGTCCATGTACCGCGTTACAGTGGAGAATAAAG GAAGTGATGCGGATATATCCTTGTTCGTGAAGCGCTTCCCTCAAGACCTCCAACGTCGAGAATTCTTTGAATCCCACATGTTCTTCAGGAACGAAATGGTTGCTTACACCAAGATATTGGACGCCTTTATAGAGTTTCAGAGAGAACGGGGTATCACCGAGCCTGTCCAGTTTACACCCAG GTGTTACTTGGTGGAGTGTGACGGAAAGGACGACATAATGGTGTTGGAGGATCTGAGCACTCAAGGTTTCTCAGTGCCTTCTTGTAAGAAGCCTCTGACGCTGCAGGATCTTCATCTTCTTATGCATGTACTGGGGCAGTTCCACGCTCTGTCTCTGGCCATAAAGACTCTGCAGCCACAGCGCTTCAGGGACATAAAATCAGCCGTCAACGAAACTATTTGGACAGATGGACATATAGAAAAAGCCTCAGGTCCGATCTTCTCACAAGCGGCTGAGGAAATATACACGATATCAATGCAAGAGAAAGATCTCGATAGCAAGTATGTTGTGAAGCTGAAGGATCTCGCCAAAAACGTCGTGCGCCGCTTGCAGCACGTTTGTCGGAGCGACCCGGGAAATGAACCCTGGAATGTGGTGACGCACGGAGACTTGTGGAGCAACAATCTGCTCTTGAAAGCCAACGGACAAGCACGGTTCATAGACCTACAGCAGTGTCGCTACGGCTCACCCGCCCTGGACCTCTCTAGTGTGCTATTCATGAGCATGGACGGACCAATGAGGGCGGAGCACGGTGACGCATTGCTGGAACTATACTACCAGAGTCTGAGCCAGTTCCTACAGCGCCTTGGAGTGGATCCAGAGCAAGTATTTCCCTTCTATGTCATCGAGGAACAGTTGAGAAA GTACGGATTCTTCGGCATGGGAATTGGGATCGTGAACATTCCTCATGCCATGCAGGGTAGTTCCGACGATCTTCAGGCGGAGGGCGATTCGACTATGACTGAAGCTGTTAACAAAGAACGAGGAGAAATAAGCGAGCAATGTAGACAGCGAATGTGGGACAATCTCAGAGATGCCTGTGACAAAGGATACCTCGACTAA